Within Synechococcus sp. NB0720_010, the genomic segment GTTTGCGTCTATCGGTGGCTCCCGAGGATTGAATGACGACATCCCACCGCACACAAGCATCCTCGGCCCATCGGCCGAAGACTGCTGGAGCAATGGATGAGCAGCGGTTTGGTGCCGCTCCTGAATCTGTTCGTGAGACCGATCACTATCAGCAGGAGTACATCGAGCAGTTCGCTGATCGATGGGATCGCCTGATCGATTGGGAGGCCCGCGCGCAGGCGGAGGGTGATTTCTATATCCGGATCCTGCGCGAGCACGGGGTGAAGTCCGTGCTGGACGTCGCGACGGGGACGGGGTTCCACTCCATTCGCCTCCTCCAAGAAGGTTTTGATGTGGTGAGTGCCGATGGCAGTCCCAACATGCTCGCCCGCGCCTTCCGCAATGCCCGAGATCGTGATCAGCTCCTGCGGACTGCCCAGGCGGACTGGCGCTTTCTGAACCGGGATATCCACGGCACGTTTGATGCTGTGATTTGTTTGGGTAATTCTTTTACGCACCTGTTTCGCGAGCGTGATCGGCGTAAATCTCTGGCGGAGTATTACGCCGTCTTGAAGCACAACGGCCTGCTGATTCTCGACCATCGCAATTACGACCGCCTGCTTGAAGGTGGTGCCGCCGTGAAGCAGGGGAAGGGGACGGTCTATTGCGGAGAGGATGTCTCAGTGAGCCCCGATTGTGTGGATGAGGGTCTTGCTCGCTTCCGCTATGCCTTCAGTGATGGCAGTACTTTCCACCTCAACATGTTCCCGCTTCGCTATGGCTATGTGCGTCGCTTAATGCGCGAGGTGGGTTTCCAGAAAATCACCAGTTACGGCGATTACCAGCGCGGCAAGGATGATCCTGACTTTTATGCCCATGTGGCCCATAAGGCCTATGAGGTTGATGGCGATACAACGGTGATCTAGTCATGACTCAGACCCAGTTCTCAGTCGCTGAGCGCACGGCTTCGGACTACTACGACAGCGTCGATGCTGATCGCTTCTATGAAGAGGTCTGGGGTGGCGAAGACATTCACATCGGTCTCTATGACTCCGATGCCGAGGCCATCGCACCTGCCAGTCAGCGCACGGTCAATGCCTTAATTGAATTGATCGGAACGCTCCCACCTGGGGCGACGGTTGTTGATTTGGGTTCGGGCTACGGCGGCGCCGCCCGCCGCCTCGCCAAGGAGTTCGGGGCCCGCGTTGAGGCGATCAATATTTCCGCCGTTGAGAACGCTCGCCATTGCCAGCTCAATGAACGCGCTGGATTGCAAGGGCAAATCCAGGTGCATGACGCCTCCTTTGAGGACGTTCCGCTTCCGGCCGGTTGTGCCGATGTGGTCTGGAGTCAGGACGCCATCCTTCACTCAGGCGACCGGCAGAAAGTCCTTCAAGAGGCTGCGCGCCTGCTGAAGCCGGGGGGGGTCATGGTCTTGACCGATCCGATGGCCGCCGATGGGGTGGAGGCCGCGTCCCTCACGGCCATCCTCGATCGCATTCATCTCCCGGACCTCGGGTCACCGGATCGCTATCAGCAGTGGGCGGGCCAGGCCGGACTCGTGCGGGAGGTCTGGCAGGACCAGACGGCGATGCTGGTTCGCCATTACAGCCGTGTTCGCGAGGAGCTCACGCGACGGGAGCAGGAGCTGCAGGCCAAGATCAGCCCGGAATACCTCCAGCGCATGGCCGCGGGCCTGGGGCACTGGATTGAAGGAGGGCAGCAGGGGCGCCTGAGTTGGGGGTTAATGCGCTTCCGCAAGCCAGCTGCAGAGGTCTGATGGATTCGTTCGCGGGCGCTGTCTTGATCTTTGTGGTGGGCGGTGTCGTCACCTTGGCGACCACCGTGATGGTGATTCAGGGCCATCTGCACTGGCGTGGCCGGGATCCCTGGGGGGAGGGCTAAGTCATGGCGTTTGTTCCCCTGCTGGCTGTTCAACCCTTCTTGGCCCCCGGGATCGCCTGGGCCCTGGTGGTGATTTTTTCGGTCCTTTGGATCGCCCTTGGGGTCTCCTGGGGACGCCGGGGTTCTGGCGATGCCGATGACTACATGCTGGCCGGCCGCAACATCGGTTTGGCCCTGAGCACAGCCACCTTGATGGCGTCCTGGGTGACCGGAAACACCACCTTGCTGGCGCCTGAGTTCGGCTATCGCAACGGTCTCTGGGGGATGTTCAGCTATGCCCTGGCCGGCCTGGGCCTGGTCCTGTTTGCACCCTTGGCTCTGCGGATCAAAACGCTGATGCCCAAGGGGCGCACCAGCGGCGACTTCATCCGCCTGCGCTATGGCCGAGCCGCCTGGTGGGTCTTCATGGTGATCACGGCGATCTACACCCTGGGCTTCCTGGTGACCCAGGCGATGGGGGCCGGGATCCTGCTGGAGGCCCTCTCCGGCTTCGACTATCGGCTCGGGATGGTTGTCGTCATCGGTGTCTCCACGATCTACACCCTCTATGGCGGCATGCGCGCCGTGGTGGGAACGGACTTCATTCAGTCCCTGCTGATCATGGGCCTGCTGGTCTTGGTCGCTGTTCTTGCCCTGCAGCAGTTCCCGGTACAGGAGCTCCACCGGGAACTGGCGGCGCAGCATCCAGAGCGCCTGAATTTGCTGTTGCCCGCTGGCTTGTTGATTGCTTGGAACTCCGCCCTCTTCTCCATGGGAGAGGTGTTTCACAACAACATCTGGTGGTCACGGGTCTTCTCCAGCCGCGCCTCCGTGGTGTTTGCCTCGTTTGTGCTGGGCGGTTTGGCCTGGATGACGGTGCCGCTGGTGACCGGTTCGATCGGCCTGGTGGCGCTCGCGCAGGCGGTGGATCTGCCCCAGGTGAACATGCTCTTCCCGGTGGTGGCCTCCCAGCTCTTGGGCGCCGGTGGTGCAGCGCTGGTGTTTGTGGTGGTCTTTGCCTCCTTGACCTCCACCCTGGATTCCCTCTTGGCGTCGACGGCGGATTTGGTGGCGGAGGACGTGGTCTTCAAGTTGCTGAACCCCAACTTGAGTGATGCCCAGTTGCGGCAGGCCACCCGCTTGGTGGTGCTGGGTTTGGGGCTGTTGACCCTGCTGCTCTCCTGGCCGCGGCTCGACTCTCTGGCCTCTGTGCTGTTCTTCACCGGTGCCCTGGTGGCGTCCACGATTTGGCCGGTGGCCTACGGGCTCTACTGGCCTAGCGCCAACCGCTGGGCGGCGATTGCGGCGATGGTCTCAGGCAGCGCCGTGGGCTTAGGCGCCTATTTCCTGATCGCTCCCTACTGCGCAGCTCTGCTGTCTGCGGCGGTGTCCGCAGTGGTCATGGCCGTCGGTACCCAGCTCCAGCCGGAGCGTTTCAACTGGTTGACCCTGAAGGAGGGATAGGGATGAAACGTTGGTCGCTCAAAACCCGTGTTGCCCTTGCTGCGGCAGCCCTGGCTCTGGCCTTGCCCGCCGCCCGAGCGGCGCAGTCGACGGACTCCCCGCGCTGGCTGGTGGATCTACCGCTGTTGCGCCTGGTGATTTATGGAAGTGTGGCGGGGTTGGCGCTTTCTGTGCTGGTTCTTCTGCTGATTTGGTGGAACGAATGGAGGCGCGGCGATGTCTGGTAACGCCTTTGTTTGCATGCCCCATGGCAAGAAGAGTGGCGTTTGTGTAGCCGTTGCTACGCAAATCTGCCCCGTTTTAAGCAGCTTGAACTTGGAGAAAGTGATGTGGCAGGGTGGATTTTGGTTTGAGACTCAGTGCGACCAATTCCGCCGCAGCGTTCTGCAGCAGTGGGCCTGGGTCCCCTAATCGCTATGACTGCACTCCACTCCGTCAAGACGAGTACCGGCGCTGACGCACCCGTGCGTTTTGATCCACTGGGGCCGGATGTCTTTGGCGCAGCCTCTCCCCAGGCCCTGTTGGGGGCGATTCAAGAGGACGGCGAGGCGCTCCAGGATCTGGTGGGGCAGCACGTGATCTCGATTCAGCCCTTCCGGCCCGAGACCCTGCTGCAGTTGTTTCGTCTGGCAGCCAAGTTTGAGAGCAATCCCGATCGCTATACGGCCCACAACACGCCGTTGAAGGGAAAGATTTTGATCAACGCCTTCTACGAACCCAGCACCCGCACGCGGCTGTCCTTTGACAGCGCCTGGCACCGTCTGGGCGGCGATTCGATCAACATCACCGACCGCGCCACGACGGGCCTGGCGAAGGGGGAGTCGCTGGAAGACGTCGCCCACATGTTCAACAACTACGGCGACTGCATCGTTCTGCGCGATACCGACTCCCAGGCCATCTATGCGATGACCGACACCCTGCGGATTCCGATCATCAACGCCGGCAATGGCATTGATGAACACCCCACCCAGGCAATGGCCGACCTCTACACGATGCTCAAGTGGCGCCCCGCCTTGGCGTCCCCTGAGGTCCCCGAGGATCAGCGGGCGCGCATCGGCATCGTTGGCATCCCCAGCCGCATGCGCACGGTTCGCTCACTGCTGCGGATCCTGGCCAAATTCCCGCAGATGGTGGAGGAGTTGGTCCTCATCCATGACCCGGCCAACGATGCCAGAGAGGACCTCTTTGATCGCGGCCAGCTGGAGGAGTTGCAGCAGGCGGGTCTGAAGGTGCGCTGCACCGGAGACCTGCAGGGCGAGATCCCCGGTCTGGATGTCATCTACATCAACGCCATTGCTTGGGTGGGCGATAGCTATGAGGTCCACGGCAACAGCTTTCGGCTGACGCGGGATCTGCCCTACAAGCCGGACGCCATCGTGTTGCATCCCCTGGCCCGTGGGCCGGAACTGAGTACTTGCCTCGATGACACCCCCCACAACTGGTACTTCAGTCAGGCCCGGGGGGCGGTCTTCCTGCGCATGGCTCTGTTGACCTGCATGGTGGACCGCACCAACCGGGTCATGGATGTGATCTGAGGAGGACGAAGGGATGTGTGGAATTGGTGGGGTCTTCAGCACCAGGGCGGATCAGCCCGTTGACCCGCAGCTGTTGGTCAACATGGCTGCGATCCAGGAGCATCGCGGTCCCGATGGTTTTGGCTACCGCACGCTGGATGAAGCCGGCGTGGGCTTCTGTCATGCCCGCCTCTCGATCATTGATCTGAATGAGACCCGGGCCCGTCAACCCTTCCTGAGCGCAGAGGCGGGGGCCGGCGCCCGGGTCCTGATGGCCCACAACGGCGAGTTCTATGACTTTCAGCGGATCCGCGCCGATCTGACGGCCCGCGGTGTTCGCTTCAGCAGCAAGAGCGATTCCGAGATCCTGCTGCGTCTCTATCAACAGCAGGGTTTAGGGGCGACGCTGCCGCAATTGCGCGGTGAGTTCGCCTTCGCGATCTACGACGAGGCCGGCGATGTGTTGCACCTGGTCCGGGATCGCTTCGGGATCAAACCCCAGTACTGGACGATCACATCCCAGGGCTTGGTCTTTGGCTCGGAACTCAAGGTCCTGTTTGCCCATCCGGCGGTCGAGCGGCGTTTCACCTCCGAAGGGCTCTTCCACCAGTTGATGCAAACCATGGTCCCCGGGACCACGGCCTTCGCGGGCATCCATCAGGTGCCGCCTGGCCATGGCATCAGTGTTCGCCGGCGCAACGGCAACCTTGAGGTGGAGACCTGGAAGTACTGGGACATGGACTTCCCGCGTCAGGGCGAGCGGGACAGCAGTAAGAGTGAAGCCGACCACATCGAGGCGATCCGTGCCGCCCTGCTGGAAGCGGTGGAGTTGCGGATGGTCGCTGATGTCCCGGTGGGTTGCTACCTCTCCGGAGGCATTGATAGCTGCTCAATCCTGGGGCTGGCCGCTGCCGTCAGCCAGAGCCCGGTGAAGGCCTTCACCATTGGCTTTGACGACGCGCGCTACGACGAGTCGCCCATCGCCCAGGAGATGGCCGAGGCCACAGCCGCTGAGCAGGACGTCATGCGTCTCTCGGGCAAGGAGCTCTATGGCTGGATGGAGCGCACCCTCTGGCACACGGAGCGCACGATCTACAACACCCTGGCGGTGGCCAAGTTCTTGATGAGCCGCCACGTCAACAGCGTCAACTACAAGGTGGTGATGACCGGAGAGGGCTCCGATGAGCTCTTCGGTGGCTATCCCGCCTTCCGCCGCGACATGTTCCTGCACGGTCTGCAGGATCTGCCGGAGCCGGAGCGCAAAGCCTGGGAAGACCTGCTGCAGCAATCGAATGCCTTGGTGCAGGGGGCGATGTTGGCGG encodes:
- a CDS encoding urea transporter; the encoded protein is MAFVPLLAVQPFLAPGIAWALVVIFSVLWIALGVSWGRRGSGDADDYMLAGRNIGLALSTATLMASWVTGNTTLLAPEFGYRNGLWGMFSYALAGLGLVLFAPLALRIKTLMPKGRTSGDFIRLRYGRAAWWVFMVITAIYTLGFLVTQAMGAGILLEALSGFDYRLGMVVVIGVSTIYTLYGGMRAVVGTDFIQSLLIMGLLVLVAVLALQQFPVQELHRELAAQHPERLNLLLPAGLLIAWNSALFSMGEVFHNNIWWSRVFSSRASVVFASFVLGGLAWMTVPLVTGSIGLVALAQAVDLPQVNMLFPVVASQLLGAGGAALVFVVVFASLTSTLDSLLASTADLVAEDVVFKLLNPNLSDAQLRQATRLVVLGLGLLTLLLSWPRLDSLASVLFFTGALVASTIWPVAYGLYWPSANRWAAIAAMVSGSAVGLGAYFLIAPYCAALLSAAVSAVVMAVGTQLQPERFNWLTLKEG
- a CDS encoding aspartate carbamoyltransferase, which translates into the protein MTALHSVKTSTGADAPVRFDPLGPDVFGAASPQALLGAIQEDGEALQDLVGQHVISIQPFRPETLLQLFRLAAKFESNPDRYTAHNTPLKGKILINAFYEPSTRTRLSFDSAWHRLGGDSINITDRATTGLAKGESLEDVAHMFNNYGDCIVLRDTDSQAIYAMTDTLRIPIINAGNGIDEHPTQAMADLYTMLKWRPALASPEVPEDQRARIGIVGIPSRMRTVRSLLRILAKFPQMVEELVLIHDPANDAREDLFDRGQLEELQQAGLKVRCTGDLQGEIPGLDVIYINAIAWVGDSYEVHGNSFRLTRDLPYKPDAIVLHPLARGPELSTCLDDTPHNWYFSQARGAVFLRMALLTCMVDRTNRVMDVI
- the asnB gene encoding asparagine synthase (glutamine-hydrolyzing), with product MCGIGGVFSTRADQPVDPQLLVNMAAIQEHRGPDGFGYRTLDEAGVGFCHARLSIIDLNETRARQPFLSAEAGAGARVLMAHNGEFYDFQRIRADLTARGVRFSSKSDSEILLRLYQQQGLGATLPQLRGEFAFAIYDEAGDVLHLVRDRFGIKPQYWTITSQGLVFGSELKVLFAHPAVERRFTSEGLFHQLMQTMVPGTTAFAGIHQVPPGHGISVRRRNGNLEVETWKYWDMDFPRQGERDSSKSEADHIEAIRAALLEAVELRMVADVPVGCYLSGGIDSCSILGLAAAVSQSPVKAFTIGFDDARYDESPIAQEMAEATAAEQDVMRLSGKELYGWMERTLWHTERTIYNTLAVAKFLMSRHVNSVNYKVVMTGEGSDELFGGYPAFRRDMFLHGLQDLPEPERKAWEDLLQQSNALVQGAMLAADQVDDPDLDAVVGFTPSCLQPWLACAPLVPDLLAEAHRSVLSDYSPGQAIAKTLDPDQLEGRHALDKAQYVWIKTMLEGQILTWGGDRVDMANSMEARPAFLDHHLAAAAVQVPPELRIKGKTEKYVLREAMAGLLPEVLYKREKFAFMAPPAHTEPEKWEQMKQLADDYLSDQAIEAAGLLSVAGVRALFARHDDPATTDADRVQMDAMINHLLGVQMLHRMFIAADVPAQARAKADALGWHPAAAA
- a CDS encoding cyclopropane-fatty-acyl-phospholipid synthase family protein; the protein is MTQTQFSVAERTASDYYDSVDADRFYEEVWGGEDIHIGLYDSDAEAIAPASQRTVNALIELIGTLPPGATVVDLGSGYGGAARRLAKEFGARVEAINISAVENARHCQLNERAGLQGQIQVHDASFEDVPLPAGCADVVWSQDAILHSGDRQKVLQEAARLLKPGGVMVLTDPMAADGVEAASLTAILDRIHLPDLGSPDRYQQWAGQAGLVREVWQDQTAMLVRHYSRVREELTRREQELQAKISPEYLQRMAAGLGHWIEGGQQGRLSWGLMRFRKPAAEV
- a CDS encoding class I SAM-dependent methyltransferase yields the protein MDEQRFGAAPESVRETDHYQQEYIEQFADRWDRLIDWEARAQAEGDFYIRILREHGVKSVLDVATGTGFHSIRLLQEGFDVVSADGSPNMLARAFRNARDRDQLLRTAQADWRFLNRDIHGTFDAVICLGNSFTHLFRERDRRKSLAEYYAVLKHNGLLILDHRNYDRLLEGGAAVKQGKGTVYCGEDVSVSPDCVDEGLARFRYAFSDGSTFHLNMFPLRYGYVRRLMREVGFQKITSYGDYQRGKDDPDFYAHVAHKAYEVDGDTTVI